The Flavobacterium marginilacus genome window below encodes:
- a CDS encoding adenylate/guanylate cyclase domain-containing protein: MRTSINTVFSIFLLLNVISFFGQSKIERKEIVTSKNSKDADSILNLGMKSQDAGNYAQSLLYFDKSLILYNSLGKSRKVGDCYSYKAVTYYYQGDYSNALIFFKKSTEEYKKTKYRKGISSILNNIGGVYYYLGNYLNALNYYKQAIVIQEELNDTKMIAATSQNIGGIYSQVEDYTNALKYYDRSYLIYKKSTDIKAISQNLNASGIVYVKLGNYTKAQKNLNQALVNADKINDKQLKIEVLSSLGELFFRQSNFERALYYYNLSLEYSTKINSLQYISITEVALGKILNKLNKNKQAITKCLKGYNNAEKIGATSVKKDACDCLYNAYKFTKNDKLALYFYEKSINFKDSLKSGETSNKMMNMEFQHQQLLDSISHVRKEHVIETKHKEEVQKKERQQNIIIISLCFIVLIALGLWNRLNYTRKSKIALKIEKDLSDELLLNILPEEIAQELKQKGFVNARNFTLVSVLFSDFKCFTQTAEKMSPQNLVEEINTCFKAFDLITEKYNIEKIKTIGDSYMAAGGIPKPDKESLKNIVLAGLEMQDFMAERKINNDANNNPAFEMRLGIHAGPIVAGIVGVKKFQYDVWGDTVNTASRIESNGIVGKVNISESLYHLIKNEECFRFEYRGSIQAKGKGELKMYFVERNPHILNNLQY, encoded by the coding sequence ATGAGAACGAGCATAAATACCGTTTTCTCTATATTTCTATTATTGAATGTAATATCGTTTTTTGGACAATCAAAAATAGAGAGAAAAGAAATCGTGACAAGTAAAAATAGTAAGGATGCAGATTCCATTCTCAATTTAGGTATGAAAAGTCAGGATGCTGGGAATTATGCGCAGTCACTATTGTATTTTGATAAAAGCCTAATCTTGTATAATTCTTTAGGTAAAAGCCGAAAAGTAGGTGATTGCTATAGTTATAAAGCAGTAACTTATTATTATCAGGGAGATTATTCAAATGCTCTAATCTTTTTTAAAAAAAGTACTGAAGAATATAAAAAAACAAAATATAGAAAAGGAATTTCTTCAATATTAAATAATATAGGAGGTGTTTATTATTATTTAGGAAATTATTTAAATGCTTTAAACTATTACAAACAAGCTATTGTTATTCAAGAAGAATTAAACGATACGAAAATGATTGCGGCAACTTCACAAAATATTGGGGGCATATATTCACAAGTTGAAGATTACACAAATGCATTGAAATACTATGATAGATCGTATTTAATTTATAAAAAAAGTACAGATATAAAAGCTATTTCTCAAAATTTAAATGCTTCTGGGATAGTATATGTAAAATTAGGTAATTACACAAAAGCTCAAAAAAATCTTAACCAAGCGCTAGTTAATGCAGATAAAATAAATGATAAACAATTAAAAATCGAAGTATTATCTAGTTTAGGAGAATTGTTTTTTAGACAATCTAATTTTGAGAGAGCATTATATTACTATAATCTGTCACTTGAATATTCTACTAAAATTAATAGTCTTCAATATATAAGTATTACAGAAGTTGCCCTTGGCAAAATATTGAATAAGTTAAATAAAAACAAACAAGCAATTACAAAATGTTTAAAAGGATATAATAATGCTGAAAAAATAGGCGCTACATCGGTTAAAAAAGATGCTTGTGATTGTCTTTATAATGCTTATAAGTTTACTAAAAACGACAAATTGGCTCTGTATTTTTATGAAAAATCAATTAATTTCAAGGACAGCTTAAAATCTGGAGAAACTTCTAATAAAATGATGAATATGGAGTTTCAACATCAACAATTACTAGATAGTATATCTCATGTAAGGAAAGAACATGTTATTGAAACCAAACATAAAGAAGAAGTTCAAAAAAAGGAAAGACAGCAAAATATTATTATTATCTCTCTGTGTTTTATAGTTCTTATAGCTTTAGGATTATGGAATAGATTAAACTACACACGAAAGTCTAAAATAGCTTTAAAAATAGAAAAGGATCTATCCGATGAACTATTACTAAATATATTACCTGAGGAAATAGCACAAGAACTAAAACAAAAAGGTTTTGTTAATGCGCGAAATTTCACTTTAGTTTCGGTACTTTTTTCAGATTTTAAATGCTTTACTCAAACCGCTGAGAAAATGTCTCCTCAAAATTTAGTAGAAGAAATAAATACCTGTTTCAAAGCTTTTGATTTAATCACTGAAAAATACAATATAGAGAAAATTAAAACAATTGGAGATTCTTATATGGCAGCTGGTGGTATCCCAAAACCAGATAAAGAATCTTTAAAAAATATTGTATTGGCAGGATTAGAAATGCAGGATTTTATGGCTGAAAGAAAAATTAACAATGACGCCAATAATAATCCTGCTTTTGAGATGCGATTAGGTATTCACGCAGGCCCAATAGTTGCGGGAATTGTAGGGGTTAAAAAATTCCAATATGATGTTTGGGGAGATACTGTGAATACTGCAAGCCGAATAGAAAGCAACGGAATTGTAGGTAAAGTTAACATCAGTGAATCGCTTTATCATCTCATAAAAAATGAAGAATGCTTTAGGTTTGAATATCGAGGAAGTATTCAAGCAAAGGGAAAGGGAGAACTAAAGATGTATTTCGTGGAAAGAAACCCTCATATTCTAAATAATTTACAATATTAA
- the lpxA gene encoding acyl-ACP--UDP-N-acetylglucosamine O-acyltransferase produces MNQPLAYVHPGAKIAKNVVIEPFTTIHNNVIIGDGTWIGSNVTIMEGARIGKNCNIFPGAVIAAVPQDLKFGGEDSLAIIGDNCTIRECVTINRGTIASGQTTIGNNCLIMAAAHIAHDCHVGDNAIIVNGVLLGGHVTIGNYAVIGGLSAVHQFISVGDHAMISGGSLLRKDVPPYTKAAKEPLSYVGINSIGLRRRGFSTEKIREIQDIYRILYQKNYNTTQAIGIIEAEMEATTERDEILDFIRNSSRGVMKGYTGNY; encoded by the coding sequence ATGAATCAACCGTTAGCATACGTTCATCCAGGTGCAAAAATCGCCAAAAATGTTGTAATTGAACCTTTTACAACGATACATAACAATGTTATTATCGGAGACGGAACTTGGATAGGTTCTAATGTTACTATAATGGAAGGCGCACGAATTGGCAAAAATTGTAACATTTTCCCTGGGGCAGTAATTGCTGCTGTACCGCAGGATTTAAAATTTGGCGGAGAAGACTCTCTAGCCATTATAGGTGATAACTGTACTATCAGAGAATGTGTTACCATAAACAGAGGAACTATAGCTTCTGGACAGACCACTATCGGAAACAACTGCCTGATTATGGCTGCCGCGCATATTGCTCACGACTGTCATGTAGGTGACAACGCAATCATTGTAAACGGTGTTTTACTTGGAGGTCACGTTACAATTGGAAATTACGCAGTTATCGGAGGTCTTTCAGCTGTTCATCAATTCATAAGTGTTGGAGATCACGCTATGATTTCCGGAGGATCTTTATTAAGAAAAGATGTTCCTCCTTATACAAAAGCAGCAAAAGAGCCTTTATCATATGTAGGAATCAATTCCATAGGACTAAGAAGAAGAGGATTCTCAACAGAAAAAATAAGAGAAATCCAGGACATATACCGCATTCTTTATCAAAAGAACTACAATACAACTCAGGCAATCGGTATTATTGAAGCCGAAATGGAAGCTACGACTGAACGTGATGAAATATTAGATTTTATCCGAAATTCATCTCGTGGCGTTATGAAAGGATACACTGGAAATTATTAA
- a CDS encoding HD domain-containing protein, which yields MSQINKLKIFNDPIYGFITIPNPLIYDLVQHPYFQRLRRISQMGLSYLVYPGANHTRFHHALGCMHLMQKAVDVLRFKEVNVSPEEENALYIAILLHDIGHGPFSHAMESSIVEDVHHEEISLLLMNQLNIEFSGKLSLAIQVFKGEYHRKFMLQLISSQLDMDRMDYLKRDSFYSGVSEGNINSERLIQMMNVVDDVLVIEEKGIYSVEKFLMSRRLMYWQVYLHKTSLAAELILTKVLKRAKELTERGMVLPCSKSLLFFMQNKVTLETFDQKTVKLFTKLDDFDIISALKEWESHDDFILSSLSRMIINRDLLKIKLTNDKVSLEELQDQKERFASQNKISLTEAGYFIFKGKIKSQAYNKLAEPIRILNKDATIEDVVEASDQLNLKSLSRLITKYYICFPKQLL from the coding sequence GTGTCTCAAATAAATAAACTCAAAATATTCAATGATCCAATTTATGGATTTATCACAATACCCAATCCTTTAATTTACGATTTAGTTCAGCACCCTTATTTTCAAAGGCTGAGACGTATTTCACAAATGGGATTGTCTTATCTCGTATATCCGGGAGCTAATCACACTCGTTTCCATCATGCGCTGGGATGCATGCACTTAATGCAGAAAGCTGTCGATGTTCTCCGTTTTAAAGAAGTAAACGTCAGCCCTGAGGAAGAGAATGCTTTATACATAGCTATTTTACTGCATGATATTGGTCATGGTCCATTTTCTCATGCCATGGAAAGCAGTATTGTCGAAGATGTTCATCACGAGGAAATATCCTTATTATTAATGAATCAGCTCAATATTGAATTCAGTGGTAAATTGAGTCTGGCTATTCAGGTTTTTAAGGGAGAATATCATCGAAAATTCATGCTGCAGCTGATTTCAAGCCAGCTTGATATGGACCGAATGGATTATTTAAAAAGGGATAGTTTTTATTCTGGGGTTTCAGAAGGAAATATTAATTCCGAAAGATTGATTCAGATGATGAATGTTGTAGATGATGTTCTGGTTATTGAAGAAAAAGGAATATACTCAGTCGAAAAGTTTTTAATGTCAAGACGATTGATGTATTGGCAGGTTTATTTACACAAAACCAGTCTAGCAGCCGAATTGATATTGACCAAAGTACTGAAACGTGCCAAAGAACTGACCGAAAGAGGAATGGTTTTGCCCTGCAGTAAGTCATTATTATTTTTTATGCAAAACAAGGTAACCTTAGAAACTTTTGATCAAAAAACAGTAAAACTCTTTACCAAACTTGATGATTTTGATATTATCAGTGCTTTAAAAGAATGGGAAAGCCATGATGATTTTATACTCTCTTCATTGAGCCGAATGATTATCAATAGAGATTTATTAAAAATCAAATTAACCAATGATAAAGTGTCACTCGAAGAATTACAGGACCAGAAAGAGCGTTTCGCTTCTCAAAATAAAATTTCTTTGACTGAGGCAGGCTATTTCATATTTAAAGGAAAAATAAAAAGCCAGGCATATAACAAACTAGCTGAACCTATAAGGATTTTAAATAAAGATGCTACTATCGAAGATGTTGTAGAGGCATCTGACCAGCTGAATTTGAAGTCGTTATCAAGACTGATAACTAAGTATTACATTTGTTTTCCAAAACAACTGCTTTAA
- the efp gene encoding elongation factor P yields MASTSDIKNGLCIKHNHDIYKIIEFLHVKPGKGPAFVRTKLKSLTNGKVLDNTFSAGHKIDTVRVETHTFQFLYPEGNDFHFMNAETFEQITLNRNVLDSPDLLKEGENVMIQINTETDLPLSVDMAPSVILEVTYAEPGVKGNTATNATKPATVETGATVNVPLFINEGDKIKIDTATGSYMERVKE; encoded by the coding sequence ATGGCATCTACATCAGATATTAAAAACGGGCTTTGCATAAAGCACAATCACGATATTTACAAAATCATTGAGTTCCTTCATGTGAAACCAGGAAAGGGACCTGCATTTGTAAGAACTAAATTAAAGTCTTTGACAAATGGAAAAGTGCTGGATAATACTTTTTCTGCAGGACATAAAATCGACACAGTAAGAGTAGAAACTCATACTTTCCAATTTTTATACCCAGAAGGGAATGATTTCCATTTCATGAATGCTGAAACTTTTGAGCAGATTACTTTAAACAGAAATGTTCTAGATTCTCCAGATTTATTGAAAGAAGGTGAAAATGTAATGATCCAGATCAATACAGAAACTGATTTACCATTATCTGTAGATATGGCTCCATCAGTGATTTTGGAAGTAACTTATGCTGAACCAGGAGTTAAAGGAAATACAGCAACCAATGCTACAAAACCTGCAACTGTTGAAACAGGAGCAACTGTAAACGTTCCATTGTTTATTAACGAAGGAGACAAAATAAAAATTGATACTGCTACTGGTTCTTACATGGAACGAGTGAAAGAGTAG
- a CDS encoding GntR family transcriptional regulator: protein MNDINSGTLEAGHQIPSINELSHSSSLSRDTIQKAYKYLRNKNLIISVKGVGNFINIKKSSDKLNIFFLINKPSSYKMEICNAFVDTIGDKGNIAVSFYYCDENLFIDGLKKSLGMFDYYVIMPHFKNESNNHVSYTDKAFEALQNMPKDKLILLDTVKEGITGNYGAVCQDFKNDIFHALEQASDKLEKYDKIILIYPKNAVFPYPEPIITGFKAFCSSYNFNFEVIDTIDDCISFESKDAYIVIEESDLVDLVQQTKAKHLVLGKDVGVVSYNETPLKSLLDITVISTDFKAMGVLTADLILSNKKEIIKNEFKYIERSSL from the coding sequence ATGAATGATATAAATTCAGGAACACTGGAAGCAGGCCATCAAATACCTTCAATTAATGAGTTAAGCCATTCAAGCTCTCTGTCGCGCGATACAATTCAAAAGGCTTATAAATATTTGCGGAATAAAAATCTAATTATTTCCGTTAAAGGCGTTGGTAATTTTATCAATATAAAAAAATCCTCAGATAAACTCAATATCTTTTTCCTTATTAATAAACCAAGTTCTTACAAGATGGAGATATGTAATGCTTTTGTAGATACAATAGGGGACAAAGGTAATATCGCAGTATCTTTTTATTATTGTGATGAAAATCTTTTTATTGATGGACTAAAAAAAAGTTTGGGCATGTTTGATTACTACGTAATTATGCCACATTTTAAAAACGAAAGCAACAATCATGTCAGTTATACAGATAAAGCCTTTGAAGCGCTTCAAAATATGCCCAAAGACAAGCTAATTTTACTGGATACCGTAAAAGAGGGGATTACTGGAAATTATGGTGCAGTATGTCAGGACTTTAAAAATGATATTTTCCATGCATTGGAACAAGCTTCAGATAAACTTGAAAAGTACGATAAGATCATTTTAATATACCCGAAAAATGCTGTATTTCCATATCCAGAACCTATCATAACTGGATTTAAAGCATTCTGTAGTTCTTACAATTTTAATTTTGAGGTTATAGATACCATTGATGATTGTATAAGTTTTGAAAGCAAAGATGCTTACATAGTAATTGAGGAATCGGATTTGGTTGATTTAGTCCAGCAGACCAAAGCCAAACATCTTGTACTAGGTAAGGATGTAGGTGTCGTTTCATACAATGAAACTCCGTTGAAATCATTGCTTGACATAACCGTTATCAGCACTGACTTTAAAGCGATGGGTGTGCTTACTGCTGATCTGATATTATCGAATAAAAAAGAAATAATTAAAAATGAGTTTAAATATATTGAACGCAGTTCATTATGA
- a CDS encoding bifunctional UDP-3-O-[3-hydroxymyristoyl] N-acetylglucosamine deacetylase/3-hydroxyacyl-ACP dehydratase: MVKQKTIKTEISLTGVGLHTGKEVKMTFKPAPVNNGFTFVRVDLEGHPVIEADANYVVNTQRGTNLEKLGVKIQTPEHVLAALMGSDLDNIIIELDASELPIMDGSSKFFMEAIDQAGIEEQELNRNIYVVKEVISFTDEASGSEIMVMPSDHYSVTTMVDFGTKILGTQNATLKTIDDFKNEISNARTFSFLHELEALLENGLIKGGDLNNAIVYVDKDISESTMESLKKAFGKDEITVKPNGILDNLTLHYPNEAARHKLLDVIGDLALIGTKIQGKIIANKPGHFVNTQFAKKMSKIIKNEQRNYVPTYDLNQEPLMDIHKIMAMLPHRPPFLLIDRIIEMSDSHVVGMKNVTMNENFFVGHFPNAPVMPGVLIVEAMAQTGGILVLSTVPDPENYLTFFMKIDNVKFKQKVLPGDTLIFKCDLITPIRRGICHMQANAYANGRLVAQAELMAQIARKQ, encoded by the coding sequence ATGGTTAAACAAAAGACCATCAAAACAGAAATTTCGCTGACAGGAGTTGGACTGCATACTGGAAAAGAAGTAAAAATGACTTTTAAACCTGCTCCAGTAAACAATGGATTTACATTTGTTCGTGTAGATCTTGAAGGACATCCTGTTATTGAAGCTGATGCTAATTATGTAGTTAATACACAACGCGGTACTAATTTAGAAAAATTGGGTGTAAAAATTCAGACACCTGAGCATGTTTTGGCAGCCTTGATGGGTTCTGATCTGGATAATATTATCATCGAGTTAGATGCTTCTGAACTTCCAATTATGGACGGCTCTTCAAAATTTTTCATGGAAGCAATTGATCAAGCAGGTATTGAAGAACAGGAATTAAACCGTAATATATATGTAGTTAAAGAAGTAATTTCATTTACTGATGAAGCTTCCGGAAGTGAAATTATGGTAATGCCGAGTGATCATTACAGTGTAACGACTATGGTTGATTTTGGTACAAAAATATTAGGAACACAAAATGCCACTTTAAAAACAATTGACGATTTCAAAAATGAAATTTCTAATGCAAGAACATTTAGTTTTCTGCATGAACTAGAAGCTTTATTAGAAAACGGATTGATTAAAGGCGGTGATTTAAATAATGCCATTGTATATGTAGATAAAGATATTTCGGAGTCTACAATGGAAAGCCTGAAAAAAGCCTTTGGCAAAGACGAGATTACTGTAAAACCAAATGGTATCTTAGATAATCTTACACTGCATTATCCAAACGAAGCTGCAAGACATAAATTATTAGATGTAATTGGTGATTTAGCTTTAATCGGAACAAAAATTCAAGGAAAAATCATCGCTAATAAACCTGGACATTTTGTAAATACTCAATTTGCAAAAAAAATGTCAAAAATCATCAAAAACGAACAAAGAAATTATGTTCCAACTTATGATTTGAATCAGGAGCCTTTGATGGATATTCATAAAATTATGGCTATGTTACCGCATAGACCTCCGTTTTTACTGATTGACAGAATTATCGAAATGTCTGACAGCCACGTAGTAGGAATGAAAAATGTTACAATGAATGAAAATTTCTTTGTTGGACACTTTCCTAATGCACCGGTAATGCCAGGAGTACTGATTGTAGAAGCAATGGCGCAGACAGGAGGTATCCTAGTCTTAAGCACAGTTCCAGACCCAGAAAATTATCTGACTTTTTTCATGAAAATTGATAATGTAAAATTCAAACAAAAAGTATTACCTGGAGATACACTTATTTTTAAATGTGATCTGATAACTCCAATACGCAGAGGAATCTGTCACATGCAGGCAAATGCATACGCAAATGGGCGATTAGTAGCTCAAGCCGAACTAATGGCACAGATTGCCAGAAAACAATAA
- the lanM gene encoding type 2 lanthipeptide synthetase LanM, with product MDNLTILESLQQTEIKNKVTNFLCSVNENVLVEHLTSSRIKQTNFSFDEYFKKLEESNWQDIREQFPVMDENFMFHKKNIESLFYDITNSFYEDKIFLQEKSIIQDQYLEDINIGEGDQHNGKSTAILILSENQKLIFKPTDAGISESYFILLDWVGQHLDMGNSMYQIHNKKNYHWQEFVSEQHCNTSKDLQTYYKRAGYLLGILYVINATDYHAENLIAHGDTPVLIDHETVILPKISTHFKEYYRQFNEGKKDTVLNTFLLPNNGAKGDFPVGACGLGCSKETHGYRDKKLGVNRFTKYWRMVTKLAEEDYIKCNVPTLNGKKVFVEEYLEDFISGFEGCYQLLLKNKDFLLSKDSPIQHFNNVPIRYIWRSTSAYRIIINFMKEPRNLIDKTQYEYKVRKYLSVAYNDFPQNSPLLKILEHEITQVLRGDIPYFEVNSSSRDLKTEFGTIKDFFELNAVENIERKLKKLSLEDQEFQKAIILESLT from the coding sequence ATGGATAATCTTACAATATTAGAATCTCTGCAGCAAACAGAAATTAAAAATAAAGTTACAAATTTTCTATGTTCTGTTAATGAGAATGTGTTGGTAGAACATCTTACATCCAGTAGGATCAAACAAACTAACTTTTCTTTTGATGAATATTTCAAAAAGCTGGAGGAAAGTAATTGGCAGGATATTAGAGAACAATTTCCTGTAATGGACGAAAATTTTATGTTTCACAAAAAAAATATAGAGAGTTTATTTTATGATATAACAAATTCTTTTTATGAAGATAAAATTTTTCTTCAGGAAAAAAGTATCATTCAGGATCAATATTTAGAAGATATAAATATTGGTGAAGGAGATCAGCATAATGGAAAATCAACTGCAATATTAATATTATCAGAAAATCAAAAATTAATTTTCAAACCTACAGATGCTGGAATTTCAGAATCATATTTCATACTTTTGGATTGGGTTGGTCAGCATTTGGATATGGGTAATAGTATGTATCAAATTCACAATAAAAAAAATTACCATTGGCAAGAATTTGTCTCTGAACAACATTGCAATACTTCAAAAGATTTACAAACCTACTACAAAAGAGCGGGATATTTGTTAGGTATTTTGTATGTAATTAATGCTACAGATTACCATGCAGAAAATCTTATTGCTCATGGAGACACTCCTGTACTGATAGATCACGAAACAGTTATTTTACCCAAAATATCTACTCATTTCAAAGAGTACTACAGACAATTTAATGAGGGGAAAAAAGATACGGTTCTCAATACTTTTTTACTTCCTAATAATGGAGCTAAAGGAGATTTTCCGGTAGGAGCATGTGGTTTAGGATGTTCTAAAGAAACCCACGGTTACAGAGATAAAAAATTAGGGGTTAACCGTTTTACTAAATATTGGAGAATGGTTACCAAGTTAGCAGAAGAAGATTATATCAAATGTAATGTACCTACGTTAAATGGTAAAAAGGTTTTTGTAGAAGAGTACTTGGAAGACTTCATAAGCGGATTTGAAGGCTGCTATCAATTATTATTAAAAAACAAGGATTTTTTATTATCTAAAGATTCTCCTATACAACATTTTAATAATGTACCAATACGATATATTTGGCGATCTACTAGCGCATATCGAATAATTATCAATTTTATGAAGGAGCCTAGAAACCTGATAGATAAAACACAGTATGAATATAAAGTAAGAAAATATTTATCTGTAGCTTATAACGATTTTCCACAAAATTCTCCCTTGCTAAAAATTTTAGAACACGAAATAACTCAAGTATTAAGGGGCGACATTCCTTACTTTGAGGTAAATTCTTCATCCAGGGATTTGAAAACGGAATTTGGAACAATTAAAGATTTTTTCGAACTCAATGCGGTAGAAAATATAGAAAGAAAATTAAAAAAACTTTCATTAGAAGATCAGGAATTCCAAAAAGCAATAATTCTGGAAAGTCTTACATAA
- a CDS encoding NHLP leader peptide family RiPP precursor: MEQRKNKEEVLRLIISKAWEDIEFRKKLISDPIIAIENLTGAKIILPEGKTLVVNDQTDKSKVYMNIPSEPDIEDIELTEDQLEIIAGGGQTVWTDLLNNLFPTIRDFIKI; the protein is encoded by the coding sequence ATGGAACAAAGAAAAAATAAAGAAGAAGTTTTACGATTGATAATTTCAAAAGCATGGGAAGATATTGAGTTTAGAAAAAAATTAATATCTGATCCAATAATAGCAATTGAAAATCTTACAGGAGCAAAAATCATATTGCCAGAAGGTAAAACACTAGTGGTGAATGATCAGACGGATAAATCAAAGGTGTACATGAATATTCCGAGTGAACCCGATATTGAGGATATTGAACTTACAGAAGATCAATTAGAAATTATCGCAGGAGGAGGACAAACGGTATGGACAGATTTGTTAAATAACTTGTTCCCAACAATTAGAGATTTTATAAAAATTTAA
- the lpxD gene encoding UDP-3-O-(3-hydroxymyristoyl)glucosamine N-acyltransferase, which translates to MKFTAEQIAGILEGEIVGNANAEVSRLSKIEEGTEGSLTFLSNPKYTNFIYTTKASITIVNDSFVPETPISTTLIKVADAYKAFSKLLEFYNQVKLNKNGIETPSFISESAVYGENLYLGSFSYISDNVKLGNNVKIYPGSFIGDNVSIGNNVIIFAGSKIYSETVIGNNCTIHSGAIIGADGFGYAPNEDGTYDKIPQIGNVIIEDNVDIGANSTIDRATLGSTVIRAGVKIDNQVQIAHNVEIGNNTVIAAQTGIAGSTKVGGNCMIGGQVGIVGHLTIGNNVRIQAQSGVASNIKDNEVLQGSPTFGYSDFSKSYVYFKNLPKMVKEIEELKKQILNQKNGNNG; encoded by the coding sequence ATGAAATTTACAGCTGAACAAATAGCAGGGATTTTAGAAGGAGAGATTGTTGGTAATGCCAATGCTGAAGTATCCCGTTTATCCAAGATCGAAGAAGGAACAGAAGGCTCACTTACTTTTTTATCCAATCCAAAATACACAAACTTTATTTATACCACAAAAGCATCAATTACGATTGTTAATGATTCTTTTGTTCCCGAAACTCCAATAAGTACAACACTTATAAAAGTAGCAGATGCTTATAAGGCATTTTCGAAACTGCTTGAATTTTACAATCAGGTAAAATTAAATAAAAACGGTATCGAAACACCTTCCTTTATTTCTGAAAGTGCTGTTTATGGCGAAAATCTATATTTAGGAAGTTTTAGCTACATAAGCGACAATGTGAAATTGGGGAATAATGTAAAAATATATCCTGGGAGTTTCATTGGAGACAATGTCTCTATTGGAAACAATGTGATTATTTTCGCTGGCTCTAAAATTTATTCAGAAACTGTAATTGGAAATAACTGCACCATTCATTCAGGAGCAATTATAGGTGCTGACGGTTTTGGCTATGCTCCAAACGAAGACGGCACTTATGATAAAATTCCGCAGATAGGAAATGTAATTATTGAAGACAATGTGGATATTGGTGCCAATTCTACTATAGACAGGGCAACATTAGGATCTACTGTTATCAGAGCTGGTGTAAAAATAGACAACCAAGTACAGATTGCCCATAATGTCGAAATCGGTAACAACACAGTTATTGCTGCTCAAACAGGAATAGCCGGTTCTACAAAAGTAGGAGGCAACTGTATGATAGGAGGTCAGGTAGGGATTGTAGGGCATTTAACAATAGGAAATAACGTCCGTATTCAGGCTCAGTCCGGAGTAGCAAGTAATATAAAAGACAACGAAGTTCTTCAGGGAAGCCCAACATTTGGATATTCTGATTTTAGTAAATCGTATGTTTATTTTAAGAATTTACCTAAAATGGTAAAAGAAATAGAAGAGTTAAAAAAACAAATATTAAACCAAAAAAATGGAAACAATGGTTAA